The following are from one region of the Trichoplusia ni isolate ovarian cell line Hi5 chromosome 1, tn1, whole genome shotgun sequence genome:
- the LOC113497588 gene encoding drebrin-like protein has protein sequence MAINLDKHKQALVAGWKDVLDEKSETNWALFGYDGPSNDLKFISKGDGGLDELIDEFNSGKIQYAFLKVDQPNGSISKYVLINWQGEGAPTVRKGTCANHVKQVASFFTGFHLTMHARTEDDLDEKLIQDKVAKAGSAFNFKSSRPEEMPPSGPVGTAYQKVNPVQEINSKERDQFWLKEEQEEKKRVEAERKRRDEEKRKAEEAARKRDELEAERRAKAEQERSPPSPAGGAAGGAAGGAAGAGAGGAAEAVRRQRSAEARQLIGASTAAARAMFQQNLAQGQIHTHRSNSVTPEKPVRSSVIAQRINTFTQAQSPQPVSPIKSPTKLEPPAKSLPEAEEQTSTSPLKNIDKIKMSLETPSQIQYEPIIDPADLSPSTENEPTSFSAVAYTEYNQENSYRDIEPLKQSEPMIKQNILENDMFDASYSSSNENDDDDSDNKFSTIKRSPYSKNNVADERERSELSRQNTVIENVNFKKDLNGTTLEDVSPEGMEDEGAIYEDLDDDPGLTARALYDYQAADESEITFDPGDIITHIEQIDAGWWQGLGPHGVFGLFPANYVELLPCQPR, from the exons atggcCATAAATTTAGATAAACACAAACAGGCGTTAGTCGCTGGGTGGAAAGATGTGTTAGACGAGAAAAGTGAAACCAACTG gGCCTTATTTGGCTATGATGGCCCATCAAATGACTTGAAGTTCATCAGCAAAGGCGATGGAGGTCTAGACGAACTCATTGATGAGTTCAACAGCGGCAAAATCCAATATGCCTTCCTTAAAGTGGACCAGCCCAATGGAAGTATATCTAAATATGTACTTATCAACTGGCAA GGTGAGGGCGCGCCGACAGTCCGCAAGGGAACATGCGCGAACCACGTGAAGCAAGTGGCGAGCTTCTTCACCGGCTTCCACCTCACCATGCATGCCCGCACGGAGGACGACCTCGACGAGAAGCTCATCCAGGACAAGGTGGCGAAGGCTGGCTCAGCCTTCAACTTCAAGTCCAGTCGGCCCGAGGAGATGCCGCCCAGTGGACCTGTTGGGACTGCCTATCAGAAGGTTAACCCAG tGCAAGAAATAAATTCTAAAGAAAGGGACCAGTTCTGGCTGAAAGAAGAACAAGAAGAGAAGAAAAGAGTGGAAGCTGAGAGGAAAAGGAGAGATGAG GAAAAAAGAAAAGCAGAAGAGGCTGCCAGAAAAAGAGATGAACTGGAGGCAGAAAGAAGAGCCAAGGCAGAGCAAGAGAG GTCGCCGCCGTCCCCTGCGGGCGGGGCTGCGGGcggggcggcgggcggcgcggcgggggcgggcgcgggcggcgcggccgaGGCGGTGCGGCGGCAGCGCTCCGCCGAGGCGCGCCAGCTCATCGGGGCCTccaccgccgccgcccgcgccatGTTCCAGCAGAACCTGGCGCAGGGACAGATACACACGCACAG ATCAAACTCAGTAACGCCAGAGAAACCAGTCCGGAGTTCAGTGATAGCACAACGTATAAACACATTTACTCAAGCTCAATCACCGCAGCCGGTGTCACCGATCAAATCCCCAACCAAACTAGAACCGCCAGCCAAATCACTCCCAGAGGCCGAAGAACAAACATCAACGAGTCCGCTTAAAAACATCGATAAGATCAAAATGAGTCTCGAAACTCCCTCCCAGATACAATACGAGCCAATCATAGACCCAGCAGATCTAAGTCCGAGTACTGAGAACGAACCAACATCGTTCAGCGCTGTTGCGTACACGGAATACAACCAAGAGAATTCGTACCGAGATATCGAGCCGCTAAAGCAAAGTGAACCGATGATTAAACAGAACATTCTCGAAAATGATATGTTTGATGCATCGTACTCTAGTTCTAAtgagaatgatgatgatgacagtgATAATAAGTTCAGTACTATTAAGCGGTCGCCATACAGTAAGAATAATGTCGCGGATGAACGAGAGCGCTCCGAGCTCAGTCGACAGAATACTGTTATAGAGAATGTTAATTTCAAGAAAGATTTGAATGGGACTACGCTTGAgg ATGTGTCACCCGAGGGCATGGAGGATGAAGGCGCGATATATGAAGATTTGGACGATGACCCCGGTCTCACCGCGAGAGCTTTATATGACTATCAGGCCG CGGATGAATCCGAGATCACATTCGACCCTGGCGACATAATAACTCACATCGAGCAGATCGACGCGGGCTGGTGGCAGGGGCTCGGCCCTCACGGCGTGTTCGGCCTGTTCCCCGCCAACTACGTCGAGCTACTGCCCTGCCAGCCGCGCTAG
- the LOC113497557 gene encoding interaptin-like, which translates to MPKLRVTSPARSQGDIATPKRKKSRGSRSLCSPALSTASGRLTSLVDQFRDKNMESFALSPLNGRSVLTDDTDIQEPRRKSWWKKLNENSQDVMEVLEDNKVMEANDIIEEFIDIEVLSQEKKNYTLDLPESSDNESINSIVLPQRKLFTQKDSQPEKKFGQLGGNRETLAKLHKTNTTNIDKTVNVGTRELFQNKRSKPVFPAALLSMSPNRTAADKTKDNLLAEPKPQVRSIFGNRPANKRKNMFADFIVSESEDEIPEIQPKVFGFQKKLEQRRVSSVSKGREHSPTSSITTDIEMDDWNMLPSSTMVDNQLEEMVAGHTPVKRARLSKLSEAKESELGTNTIQSNLTADKTKQSNKSISSKNKSKISPSKELETSRTTRSMTKNTSVNEEINTSTKSSKANKSKNKTANKDKLDVSNAEKSQRQNKSKTRNSSKIVDNDVITDEMDAPNVINNATRVINKSTSKKLSNSQVSNKSLKQLRKEDDYEEIVKDVSNEDDDENNITLEYEGDEMEEVVVQKQQMTNTENVDEIINKSNKNTTKTDINKCKSQVVNESNETLKQKQKASKVIEESVDSQQSMQDNVDGNLEQQDSEQNGNKESIGEVNEDLSSKANVSGKESDVSHENQENDQEGDGSHYDDDQVENDEQNDEEENESHEIEDENNVSNESDQEIDNDANESHEVEADESQVVEEENDQEDEDKANESREQEVEQDESHVEEHQESDEGEQEANESQEVDQSQVVEEENESNDEANQTVEAVESEEEVENEEAAVSEEEAEESAEEAAEIEEEPVESEEEAAESEEEPEEAEASAVEAEESAAEEADESIQADNNDSEVEEENQSQEVNESQEMDAEDNEAESDTNDQQVDGDESDEAASDPEMAEDSDQREMEVDENDQASNEAVAASEQNESEPLEENTGQSTEEIEESPNVTHDTTGRHRHKQVKSPEAILHDKTNQMDSFTVRGRNTSVRKTKSMIKNLDIRPSLAPRDSIGSEGTRNSSAEGSGWDSHRTTRKTLRQTFGKDFTPRKSLRAMVMEKSAKRQTELLDTHSVTAKFPQANSTEFAEDSNRDVADFELSDHEISKRTRQTTLELYLQKMKQQNIEKKLKMEEAVRNSLKAPVRDTLSLFKVPSKPAPRRPKPTQSKPKKQIKSVIAFDELPTEVIEDMKYKPPKRFQPTNASWITKRLYKFLENKLEPNYDYKARVRAEKLVETIYHFAKDLRRHDVAPSDAVDVLKHELARLEVVNTHFEFYEFFHEFMPREVRVKVVPDIVNKIPLPRHGVFSAILRGNTVQG; encoded by the exons ATGCCGAAGTTAAGAGTAACATCACCGGCGCGGTCGCAAGGCGACATAGCTACTCCTAAACGCAAGAAGTCTCGTGGGAGCCGGAGTTTATGTTCCCCAGCCTTATCTACAGCTTCTGGAAGGCTCACGTCACTTGTAGACCAGTTTAGAGACAAGAATATGGAGTCTTTCGCTTTATCGCCATTGAATGGCAGATCAGTGTTGACCGATGATACTGATATACAGGAACCAAGAC gTAAAAGTTGGTGgaaaaagttaaatgaaaactCTCAAGATGTTATGGAAGTGTTGGAAGATAATAAAGTGATGGAAGCAAATGATATAATTGAGGAGTTCATTGATATTGAAGTTTTAAG ccaagaaaaaaagaattacaCACTAGATTTACCAGAAAGCAGTGACAATGAGTCAATCAACAGCATTGTACTGCCACAGCGAAAGCTCTTCACTCAAAAAGACTCACAGCCTGAGAAAAAGTTTGGCCAACTCGGTGGCAATAGGGAAACATTGGCCAAGTTACACAAGACCAACACCACCAACATTGACAAAACTGTGAATGTTGGTACTAGAGAgctttttcaaaacaaaagatctAAACCAGTATTCCCTGCGGCGCTTCTCAGCATGTCTCCAAATAGAACAGCAgctgataaaacaaaagataatctCCTGGCTGAACCCAAACCACAAGTCAGAAGTATTTTTGGTAACCGACCCGCTAACAAACGTAAGAACATGTTTGCGGACTTCATTGTGTCTGAAAGTGAGGATGAAATCCCTGAGATACAGCCAAAAGTGTTTGGCTTTCAAAAGAAGCTTGAACAAAGACGGGTTAGTTCAGTTTCCAAAGGCAGAGAACATTCTCCAACATCTAGCATTACTACTGACATTGAAATGGATGATTGGAACATGTTACCATCTTCCACGATGGTTGACAATCAATTAGAAGAAATGGTGGCAGGTCATACACCAGTTAAACGAGCTAGACTCAGTAAACTGTCTGAAGCTAAGGAATCTGAATTAGgaacaaatacaatacaatcaAACTTAACTGCAGataaaactaaacaatcaaacaaatctaTCTCCTCcaaaaataagtcaaaaattTCACCGTCTAAAGAACTTGAAACTTCTAGGACTACAAGAAGTATGACAAAGAATACATCCGTAAACGaagaaataaatacttcaacGAAGTCATCTAAAGCCAATAagtctaaaaacaaaactgcaAACAAGGATAAATTGGATGTTTCTAATGCCGAAAAATctcaaagacaaaataaaagtaagacaAGAAACAGTTCAAAAATCGTGgataatgacgtcataacaGATGAAATGGATGCtccaaatgttataaataacgCAACACGGGTAATCAACAAATCAACCTCTAAAAAGCTCTCAAATAGTCAAGTTTCCAACAAAAGTCTAAAACAATTGCGTAAAGAGGATGACTATGAGGaaattgtcaaagatgtatcaaatgaggatgatgatgaaaataacATCACCTTGGAATATGAAGGTGATGAAATGGAAGAAGTAGtagtacaaaaacaacaaatgacTAACACAGAAAATGTagacgaaataataaataaatcaaataaaaatactactaaaactgacataaataaatgtaagagCCAGGTAGTTAACGAAAGTAACGAAActcttaaacaaaaacagaaagcATCTAAAGTAATTGAAGAGTCTGTAGATTCTCAACAATCAATGCAGGATAATGTTGATGGTAATTTAGAACAACAAGACAGTGAACAAAATGGCAATAAAGAAAGCATTGGTGAAGTAAATGAAGACTTAAGTAGCAAAGCAAATGTAAGCGGAAAAGAAAGTGATGTATCTCATGAGAATCAAGAAAATGATCAAGAAGGTGATGGCAGCCATTATGATGACGATCAAGTCGAAAATGACGAACAAAATGATGAGGAAGAAAATGAAAGCCACGAAATTGAAGACGAAAATAATGTAAGCAATGAATCCGACCAAGAGATCGACAATGATGCCAACGAGAGCCATGAAGTTGAGGCTGATGAAAGTCAAGTTGTTGAAGAAGAAAATGATCAAGAGGATGAGGATAAAGCTAATGAGAGCCGAGAACAAGAAGTTGAACAAGATGAAAGTCACGTTGAAGAACATCAGGAAAGTGATGAAGGGGAACAAGAAGCTAATGAAAGCCAAGAAGTTGATCAAAGTCAAGTTGTTGAAGAAGAGAATGAGAGCAATGATGAGGCCAATCAAACAGTGGAAGCTGTAGAAAGTGAAGAGGAAGTCGAAAATGAAGAGGCAGCAGTAAGTGAGGAAGAGGCTGAAGAAAGTGCAGAAGAGGCTGCAGAAATTGAAGAAGAGCCCGTAGAAAGTGAAGAAGAGGCGGCAGAAAGCGAGGAAGAACCAGAAGAAGCCGAAGCAAGTGCAGTTGAAGCAGAAGAAAGTGCTGCCGAAGAAGCAGACGAAAGCATCCAAGCTGACAATAATGATAGTGAAGTTGAAGAAGAGAATCAAAGTCAAGAAGTGAATGAAAGCCAAGAAATGGACGCAGAAGACAATGAAGCGGAGAGTGATACTAATGATCAACAAGTGGATGGCGATGAATCTGATGAAGCTGCCAGTGATCCGGAAATGGCCGAAGATAGTGACCAACGCGAGATGGAAGTTGATGAAAACGACCAAGCTTCCAACGAAGCTGTAGCAGCAAGCGAACAAAACGAAAGCGAACCACTCGAAGAAAATACAGGACAAAGTACAGAAGAAATTGAAGAATCTCCAAATGTTACCCATGATACCACAGGCAGACATAGACATAAACAGGTCAAATCACCCGAAGCAATCCTACACGATAAGACCAACCAAATGGATTCCTTCACTGTCAGGGGCCGAAACACAAGCGTCCGTAAAACGAAAAGCATGATCAAAAACCTTGATATAAGACCTAGTTTAGCACCAAGAGATAGCATTGGCTCTGAGGGTACCAGAAACTCAAGTGCCGAAGGTTCTGGCTGGGACTCCCACCGGACAACTAGAAAAACATTACGACAGACTTTTGGCAAAGATTTTACTCCTAGAAAATCTCTTCGAGCGATGGTTATGGAGAAATCAGCGAAACGACAAACTGAACTTCTGGATACGCATTCTGTGACTGCAAAATTCCCCCAAGCTAATTCTACTGAGTTTGCAGAAGATTCTAACAGGGATGTTGCAGATTTTGAGTTGTCTGACCATGAGATATCTAAGAGAACGAGACAGACTACGCTAGAGCTGTACCTACAGAAGATGAAGcagcaaaatattgaaaagaaacttaaaatg GAAGAAGCAGTAAGAAATTCCCTTAAAGCTCCAGTTAGAGACACACTCAGTCTTTTTAAAGTCCCATCCaagcccgcgccgcgccgcccgaaGCCGACCCAGAGCAAACCAAAGAAACAGATCAAGTCTGTGATAGCATTCGACGAGTTACCCACAGAGGTTATTGAGGATATGAAGTATAAGCCGCCGAAGAGATTCCAGCCGACCAACGCATCTTGGATCACCAAGAGATTGTACAAGTTCTTGGAGAATAAGCTGGAACCAAA CTATGACTACAAAGCCCGGGTTCGAGCCGAGAAACTCGTAGAGACGATATACCACTTCGCGAAGGACCTCCGCCGACATGACGTGGCTCCCTCCGACGCGGTCGACGTGCTGAAGCATGAGTTGGCGCGACTTGAAGTCGTCAATACGCACTTCGAGTTCTACGAGTTCTTCCATGAGTTTATGCCCAGAGAAGTTAGAGTTAAG GTTGTTCCAGACATTGTCAACAAAATCCCGCTACCTCGTCACGGAGTATTCTCCGCCATCTTACGTGGCAACACTGTGCAAGGATAA